ctcaagggcacctcggcagtgcccagtgCCCTCTCCACCACTgatccacgctccatattttggtccggacggggactcgaacaggcgaccctccggttcccagcccaagtccctatggactgagccactgccgcTCCCACTgccggagttttcttagaaccatatgagaatggtacaattatgtttttatctctggtggaattcacttacattttagtgtgccatcagcttattaatagcattttaacctaaacaaagaaaagcgtaaaatttccagaaaggtaagtgttgctttaaagcAAGGACTCGACTTAACTAGCTTAATTCTCACCACAGTTACTTGGGACCTGTTTAAGACTTGAGGGTTAAGACTTAAGACTTGCTTTTGACTTGCATGTGTGTCTTAATCCCACCTCTGGCAATTAGACTTCACCAACAATGTATATTCTCGCCTGGATCAAAGTTGTTGTTGACACATGCTTACTTCCACTGAACCTATTCAAAATAAAGGTGCTGCTGATAGACATCCCGCTATGGGACATTTAACAGTAAGCTGCTTTACTTGGTTATCCATAGAACATTTTAGCACATATCACCTCTAAAGCGTGTCCAGTCAGCAGAAGGTTAGTGTGCTGTAAACTGTTTGCTTATTCGGCAATACACTGATCCTCTACCCTCTCGACAGATGCTGGGACGCTGCTGCAGGAAGGAGACATTGAGGTGAGGTTTGTATTTTACTTAAGAGATTATgggttgtttttgtgtctgacctAGAGCGAAGAAAGCAAAATGCCATTTAAGTTAAAGTACAGGACTGtacttttgtgttttcatattCCATCTGCACTAAAAACCTTGCAGGCAGCTGCTGGGCCGAGGCATAGAGGAACACTGTAATTAAGATACCAACCCTGAATCACATTAATATAATGTTATGCTAATGTTGAGGGGCCTCAGTGACCTACACTTATCCCACATAAGGTTGTTTACCTGCTTTCTTTCAACACACTCACAGGAAATCTCCGGCAAGCTGTGCATAATTTGTCCAAACCACAAGTACAAGATCTCTCTTGCCGAAGGGGAGGGCTTATACAAGGGCACCGACCCCAGGGAAAATCCGCCTGTGCCCAGATGGTACTCCAAGGGTCTGAAGCAGCGGGTCCACACGGTCACTGAGACCAATGGGGATGTCTATGTCAAGCTCTCTGAGGAAATGCGCTGGCTCGACTCAGACTTCTACCAGGGAGAGAAGGGCAAGGTGGAAAGGGCCAGAGCTGCAGAAGctgagaagaagaaagacaaaaagtagtatgatggatggatgaggatGTCATCGCAACGGTCCGCTCTCGTCTCCCCTGATCACCTCTATGATTGGATGATGACTCTATAAAGAGGATTTCAATTCATGCTCTACATCAAGTAACCAGTAGGGCCTAGATAGCCTTAAACTggtcttgtttttaatgagttGAGGAGTGTTTAGAAttttaaattgctttatttGTGGCTTGCTGGTTGTTTACATGATATTAAAATGTTGTACTAAAATATCAGCTCAGATGTTGCCATGTTAGATTGATATGCTCATCTCAAAATAATCATGCAGTTAactaaataaaagtttttttatGAATTAATTTTGATTTCTTATTCCCTGTTCttaaccctgcctctcgcccagtgggGATCAGCTCCAGCACCCCCCGCGACCCTGAAttggataagcagttacagataatGGACTGATGGATGATGTTCTCAAATCGAGTAGCGGCACGAGGCGGCTAAATGCAAACCCACACTGGTGTATCCACCTGTATTTCCAATATTCCTCATGCATTATGCATTGTGAATGAATCAATAAGATAAAAAGGCTTATGATCAATAATGTCCTAAAGTGGGAAATGTGAAACACAAAGATCATACTCACAATACTGGCCACTTTTGTATCATCCATGTCTGTTTCCCTTGGATAACATCAGAAAGCAGGAATGTCACAGGCTGCATCTGGCATTTGTGTTGTAACATGTTTCATGTCCATTGGCAAAAAATTCCTCCAgcaactgtggaaaaaaaacagcttgcTGAGGACGGAAAGCAAGTCCCTGAAGATTGTTAAAAGGTAAGTTGACAGCAGCCTCAGACAGGTACTGTGGCTGGCTGTGGCTGTCTCCCACTCCTGCCCCTCATGGGCCCCCTGGTGCATATTCTGTACTGAACTTCAGGGTTTTGTTTTGAACATTCAGTATTCCACCTTCTCAACTCTCAGCAGGAAACGGAATAGGTGtacttcccaaaatgtcaaactattcatTTAATATTCATGATGTCACCAATATCTCTAAACCTGACTTTGTTGCATTTTGCGATGTCGTAACaatcagagcattaatatagcagcaaaacacTATTTTCCGAACCTCTGTGTTCTTTGGTCTGGCCATGCGTACATGTGAgcgcatgtgagtccctgtatATATATGTCCTCGACATATGTCGACATTTCaaacatatgacgtgcaaggtaccctgggtgtgttggttggtgatgttctgggatgccgtgtcaacttttGCCTataacatgcattgtctgtcTTAAGAATACActtcgttttcacaggaaatttacagcttgtatacagtctctttcaaaataaatgcatcacattggtacaacactgcgaattgaggtttttccttccttcttccttcAACGCtaaatgcatgtggttacatttagccaacacatgtggttgggtttggaAAAAAAGACCTGGGTTTGGCTTCATATTGAAGTTTGAAGCAAGCACCGGTCTCTTGGGTAAACGTCGatgttgttggacccatctaaaACCCCTCCCCCCAACCTACTTGGACTTTTCGTCCCCCCTTAACTTTCATGATTTATCCGTCAAGTTTCCTCCTGCTTCCGTTTCCTCCCATTAAACAACAACGGCAACCAGCCACATATCATGTCaacatgaaaggatggcttgATTCGTCGGtgagtcactgcccaagtgctggttttc
This region of Epinephelus fuscoguttatus linkage group LG1, E.fuscoguttatus.final_Chr_v1 genomic DNA includes:
- the rfesd gene encoding Rieske domain-containing protein — protein: MEESTGEPQFVGKKDELIKAKRSFRTIEGRDILIIYHQNTFYAMDSYCYHAGTLLQEGDIEEISGKLCIICPNHKYKISLAEGEGLYKGTDPRENPPVPRWYSKGLKQRVHTVTETNGDVYVKLSEEMRWLDSDFYQGEKGKVERARAAEAEKKKDKK